One window of Streptomyces sp. FIT100 genomic DNA carries:
- a CDS encoding MFS transporter → MSREQRGPNEKLGTVLALAGISNAGLARRVNDLGAQRGLTLRYDKTSVARWVSKGMVPQGAAPHLIAAAIGQKLGRPVPLHEIGLADADPAPEVGLAFPRDVGEAVRSATELYRLDLAGRRAGGGGIWQSLAGSFSVSAYATPASRWLITPVDPSVARHVERDDERSAERNAQHSPEDTTATASPAVSHTASNASEGAPTDPAADGATDDGLVRVGHTDVAKLREAAEDARRWDSKYGGGDWRSSMVPECLRVDAAPLLLGSYSDEVGRALFGATAELTRLAGWMAFDTGQQEAAQRYYIQALRLARAAADVPLGGYVLASMSLQATYRGFADEGVDLAQAAVERNRGLATARTMSFFRLVEARAHAKASDAAAAGAALKAAESWLERAREGDADPSWLGFYSYDRFAADAAECYRDLKAPRQVRRFTEQALSRPTEEFVRSHGLRLVVSAVAELESGNLDAACAAGTRAVEVAGRISSARTTEYVRDLLHRLEPYGDEPRVAELRERARPLLMAPA, encoded by the coding sequence ATGTCCAGGGAGCAACGCGGGCCGAACGAAAAGCTCGGCACCGTTCTCGCCCTCGCGGGAATCAGCAACGCCGGCCTCGCCCGGCGGGTCAACGACCTCGGCGCGCAGCGCGGTCTGACCCTTCGTTACGACAAGACGTCGGTGGCCAGGTGGGTGTCGAAGGGCATGGTGCCGCAGGGCGCCGCGCCCCATCTCATCGCCGCCGCCATCGGGCAGAAGCTGGGCCGCCCGGTGCCGCTGCACGAGATCGGCCTCGCGGACGCCGACCCCGCCCCCGAGGTTGGGCTCGCCTTCCCGCGCGACGTGGGTGAGGCGGTCAGGTCGGCCACGGAGCTGTACCGGCTGGATCTGGCCGGGCGGCGCGCGGGCGGCGGCGGGATCTGGCAGTCGCTGGCCGGTTCGTTCTCGGTGAGCGCGTACGCCACCCCCGCGTCCCGCTGGCTGATCACGCCCGTGGATCCGTCGGTCGCGCGGCACGTCGAGCGCGATGACGAGCGGAGCGCCGAGCGGAACGCGCAGCATTCCCCCGAGGACACCACCGCCACCGCCTCCCCCGCCGTCTCCCACACGGCCTCCAACGCCTCCGAGGGGGCGCCTACGGACCCGGCCGCGGACGGCGCCACCGACGACGGGCTGGTCCGCGTCGGCCACACCGACGTCGCCAAGCTGCGCGAGGCCGCCGAGGACGCCCGCCGCTGGGACTCCAAGTACGGCGGCGGGGACTGGCGTTCCTCGATGGTCCCCGAGTGCTTACGGGTCGACGCGGCCCCGCTGCTCCTCGGTTCGTACTCGGACGAGGTCGGCAGGGCGCTCTTCGGAGCCACCGCTGAGCTGACCCGGCTGGCGGGCTGGATGGCCTTCGACACCGGCCAGCAGGAGGCGGCGCAGCGGTACTACATCCAGGCGCTGCGCCTCGCCCGCGCCGCCGCCGACGTCCCCCTCGGGGGATACGTCCTTGCCTCGATGTCGCTCCAGGCGACCTACCGGGGCTTCGCCGACGAGGGCGTGGACCTGGCCCAGGCGGCCGTCGAGCGCAACCGCGGACTGGCCACCGCCCGCACGATGAGCTTCTTCCGGCTGGTCGAGGCGCGCGCGCACGCGAAGGCGAGCGACGCGGCGGCGGCCGGCGCGGCGCTCAAGGCCGCGGAGAGCTGGCTGGAGCGGGCCAGGGAAGGCGATGCCGACCCGTCCTGGCTGGGCTTCTACTCGTACGACCGCTTCGCCGCCGACGCCGCGGAGTGCTACCGCGACCTGAAGGCGCCGCGCCAGGTGCGCCGCTTCACGGAGCAGGCGCTGTCCCGCCCCACGGAGGAGTTCGTGCGGTCGCACGGGCTGCGGCTGGTGGTGAGCGCCGTCGCCGAACTGGAGTCGGGGAACCTCGACGCCGCGTGCGCTGCGGGCACCCGGGCGGTGGAGGTCGCGGGCCGGATCTCGTCCGCGCGTACGACGGAGTACGTACGGGACCTGCTGCACCGGCTGGAGCCGTACGGCGACGAGCCGCGCGTGGCGGAGCTGAGGGAGCGGGCCCGGCCGCTGCTGATGGCACCGGCGTGA
- a CDS encoding NAD(P)/FAD-dependent oxidoreductase — translation MVKAANSRDTTPGSSPRTRILIVGGGYVGMYTALRLQQKLKAELARGRIEMTVVTPEPYMTYQPFLPEAAAGAISPRHVVVPLRRVLAKCRILIGEVRAVDHAKRTATVATLATEEEGAGGVQLGYDELVIAPGSISRTLPVPGLAMYGIGFKSVEEAIGLRNHVLEQMDIASSTREPALRDAALTFVFVGGGFAGVEALGELEDMARYATRYYHNIKPEDLKWVLVEATSRILPEVGEEMGTYAVRELRRRNIDVRLDTRLDSCENRIAVLSDGTRLPTRTVVWTAGVKPAPVLASTDLPLNERGRLKCTPRLTVEGVDHAWAAGDAAAVPDVTSKVPGAETAPNAQHAVRQTKVLAENIIASLRGQPLKEYAHAYVGSVASLGLHKGVAHVYGRKLKGYPAWLMHRVYHLSRMPTFNRKARILAEWTLSGLFKREIVSLGSLEHPRAEFELAAGAVPSRPLTRRHEDPPNGAKGRRQSRTGEDPGEG, via the coding sequence ATGGTGAAGGCTGCAAACTCCCGGGACACGACCCCCGGCTCCTCGCCGCGCACGCGCATCCTCATCGTCGGCGGCGGCTACGTGGGGATGTACACGGCACTCCGTCTCCAGCAGAAGCTCAAGGCCGAGCTGGCCCGCGGCCGGATCGAGATGACCGTCGTGACGCCAGAGCCGTACATGACGTACCAGCCCTTCCTCCCCGAAGCGGCGGCCGGCGCGATCTCACCCCGCCACGTGGTGGTCCCGCTCCGCCGGGTCCTGGCCAAGTGCCGGATCCTCATCGGTGAGGTCAGAGCCGTCGACCACGCCAAGCGGACCGCGACCGTCGCCACCCTCGCCACCGAGGAGGAGGGCGCGGGCGGCGTCCAGCTGGGCTACGACGAACTGGTCATTGCGCCCGGCTCGATCTCCCGCACCCTCCCGGTCCCCGGCCTCGCCATGTACGGCATCGGCTTCAAGTCCGTCGAGGAGGCCATCGGCCTGCGCAACCACGTCCTCGAACAGATGGACATCGCGTCCTCCACACGCGAGCCCGCACTGCGCGACGCCGCCCTCACCTTCGTCTTCGTGGGCGGCGGCTTCGCGGGGGTCGAAGCGCTGGGCGAGCTGGAGGACATGGCCCGCTATGCCACGCGCTACTACCACAACATCAAGCCCGAGGACCTGAAATGGGTCCTCGTCGAGGCGACCAGCCGCATCCTCCCTGAAGTCGGCGAGGAGATGGGCACGTACGCCGTCCGCGAGCTGCGGCGCCGCAACATTGACGTACGCCTCGACACCCGCCTCGACTCCTGCGAGAACCGGATCGCCGTTCTCAGTGACGGCACTCGCCTGCCCACCCGCACGGTCGTGTGGACCGCCGGCGTCAAGCCCGCGCCCGTCCTCGCCTCCACCGACCTGCCGCTCAACGAACGCGGGCGCCTCAAGTGCACGCCCCGGCTCACCGTGGAGGGGGTCGATCACGCCTGGGCGGCGGGCGACGCCGCGGCCGTACCGGACGTCACCTCGAAGGTGCCGGGCGCGGAGACGGCGCCGAACGCCCAGCACGCCGTCCGCCAGACCAAGGTGCTGGCCGAGAACATCATCGCCTCGCTGCGCGGACAGCCCCTCAAGGAGTACGCCCACGCGTACGTCGGATCCGTCGCCTCGCTCGGCCTGCACAAGGGCGTGGCGCATGTCTACGGCCGCAAGCTCAAGGGCTATCCGGCCTGGCTGATGCACCGGGTGTATCACCTCAGCCGCATGCCCACGTTCAACCGGAAGGCACGCATCCTGGCCGAGTGGACGCTGTCGGGCCTCTTCAAACGTGAGATCGTCTCGCTCGGCTCGCTGGAGCATCCGCGCGCCGAGTTCGAACTCGCCGCGGGCGCGGTCCCCTCCCGGCCCCTCACACGCCGTCACGAGGATCCGCCCAACGGCGCCAAAGGCAGGCGGCAATCACGGACGGGGGAGGATCCCGGGGAGGGCTGA
- a CDS encoding asparagine synthase-related protein: MRWLVGWSSIAASFGTAGATATGSTDENRTVHPVGAQLLWGDPDPLWAVGDWRPDEVRVVTADPFTRVAVLGCCAANDEELRVGLFAARGGALRHLTAWAGSYTAVVQVGRRITIAGDLAGARPVFYTPWANGTAYATAALPLADLIEAQLDIGHLAALLACPETPEALRDSTPYAGVKRIPPGHALILREGSREITGYEPVASLAVAAPEPEAERAMDAMRDALVDAVRARLTAPRHAPGVLPPDPGPVPGMGPSERRAARGAPVPGIGADLSGGSASATLALLAAGLPGAPGTVLGHGTGAGERLLAVTFNDLAAGEGREAELERARAIAENPRLHHVVVAAGEEALPYADLESGPLTDEPGASLVVAERHRRRLAAGSADHLTGFAARQVLDAHPARLADLLIDRRRRPLLRPVSALAKAQGASAGSLLVPLTVYRAARRLARTPYRTGLEAAAAHLPSANRAVASVNGPVGASLAALAWSRPGPAARWLTGEALAEVSVRLAEAATRPTSVQRPGEARARAALARAAADHRVLEQAAEVRSQRLHAPFLDNQVVRAARGLPEALRVQPGARVTVLRSVLAGAGIHDLPPGWGAPSQAASTAATRTGLRLALPELLALFDTPLLADAGLVEARVVRRALRAASEGEPVPLDGLADLVSTELWLRRLLARRGTCWTGTAAPRRRAVASGVPPRPTLRA; this comes from the coding sequence ATGCGGTGGCTGGTGGGATGGAGCAGTATCGCCGCAAGCTTCGGTACGGCGGGGGCGACGGCCACCGGCTCCACTGACGAGAACCGCACCGTCCACCCCGTCGGCGCCCAGCTGCTGTGGGGCGACCCCGATCCGCTGTGGGCCGTCGGCGACTGGCGGCCCGACGAGGTGCGCGTCGTCACCGCCGACCCCTTCACCCGCGTCGCCGTGCTGGGATGCTGCGCCGCCAATGACGAGGAGCTGCGCGTCGGCCTCTTCGCCGCCCGCGGCGGGGCGCTGCGGCATCTCACCGCCTGGGCAGGCAGTTACACGGCCGTCGTGCAGGTCGGCCGCCGCATCACCATCGCCGGTGATCTCGCCGGCGCGCGGCCCGTCTTCTACACGCCCTGGGCGAACGGCACGGCGTACGCCACCGCGGCGCTGCCCCTGGCCGACCTCATCGAGGCCCAGCTCGACATCGGCCACCTCGCCGCGCTGCTCGCCTGCCCCGAGACCCCGGAGGCGCTGCGCGACTCCACCCCGTACGCCGGCGTCAAGCGCATCCCGCCCGGGCACGCGCTGATCCTGCGCGAGGGCTCGCGCGAGATCACGGGGTACGAACCGGTCGCCTCGCTCGCCGTCGCCGCACCCGAGCCCGAGGCGGAGCGGGCGATGGACGCTATGCGGGACGCGCTCGTCGACGCCGTACGCGCCCGGCTCACCGCGCCCCGGCACGCGCCGGGGGTGCTGCCGCCCGACCCCGGTCCCGTTCCCGGAATGGGCCCGTCGGAGCGGCGCGCGGCACGCGGCGCACCCGTGCCGGGCATCGGCGCCGACCTGTCCGGAGGCAGCGCCTCCGCGACGCTTGCCCTGCTCGCCGCCGGGCTGCCCGGGGCGCCGGGCACGGTACTGGGGCACGGCACCGGCGCGGGGGAACGGCTGCTGGCCGTCACCTTCAACGACCTGGCCGCGGGGGAAGGGCGGGAAGCCGAGCTGGAACGGGCCCGGGCCATCGCGGAGAACCCCCGGCTCCACCACGTCGTCGTCGCGGCCGGCGAAGAAGCCCTCCCCTACGCCGACCTGGAGTCCGGACCGCTGACGGACGAACCGGGCGCGTCCCTGGTGGTCGCCGAACGCCACCGGCGCCGCCTCGCCGCCGGCAGCGCCGACCACCTCACGGGGTTCGCCGCACGCCAGGTCCTCGACGCGCATCCCGCGCGGCTTGCGGACCTCCTGATCGACCGCCGGCGCCGGCCACTGCTCCGGCCCGTCTCCGCACTGGCCAAGGCCCAAGGGGCGTCGGCGGGATCGCTGCTCGTCCCGCTGACCGTCTACCGTGCGGCGCGGCGGCTGGCCCGTACGCCGTACCGGACCGGGCTGGAGGCCGCGGCGGCGCACCTGCCCTCGGCGAACCGGGCCGTCGCCTCGGTGAACGGGCCCGTGGGCGCCTCCCTGGCCGCCCTCGCCTGGTCCCGGCCGGGACCCGCGGCGCGCTGGCTCACAGGGGAGGCGCTCGCCGAAGTATCGGTTCGGCTGGCCGAGGCGGCGACCCGGCCCACATCGGTGCAACGGCCCGGCGAGGCGCGGGCGCGCGCCGCGCTCGCCCGCGCCGCGGCGGACCACCGGGTGCTGGAGCAGGCGGCGGAGGTACGCAGCCAGCGGCTGCACGCGCCCTTTCTCGACAACCAGGTCGTACGGGCCGCACGCGGCCTCCCCGAGGCGCTGCGGGTACAGCCGGGGGCGCGGGTGACGGTCCTGCGGTCGGTGCTGGCGGGCGCGGGGATCCACGACCTGCCGCCGGGCTGGGGCGCGCCGTCCCAGGCCGCGTCGACGGCGGCGACCCGGACGGGCCTGCGGCTCGCGCTGCCCGAACTGCTCGCCCTCTTCGACACGCCGCTGCTCGCCGACGCGGGCCTGGTCGAGGCGCGGGTCGTCCGCCGGGCGCTGCGCGCGGCGTCGGAGGGCGAGCCGGTCCCGCTGGACGGCCTCGCGGACCTGGTCTCCACGGAGCTCTGGCTCCGCCGCCTCCTGGCCCGCCGCGGCACCTGCTGGACGGGCACGGCGGCACCACGCCGGCGTGCGGTGGCGTCGGGTGTGCCGCCGAGGCCGACGCTGCGGGCGTAG
- a CDS encoding MFS transporter: protein MGAAMRRIQAGNALSAFGLGFTVPYLYVYVAQVRDLGASTAGVVLAVFAMAALVVLPFTGRAIDRRGPLPVVVAASLLASAGALSMGLSGSVPMAVVSAALLGAGTAVMQPALATLIVWCSSPAGRTRAFATQFFLQNLGLGIGGLIGGQIVDADRPGSFTLLFAIEAAMFVVLAGIAATVKMPVSPSIQDPRPMDSETRARGGLRALLGHRAMVQLCVLGFVLFFACYGQFESGLAAYGTEAAGIDPATLGFALAANTAVIVVAQFVVLRFLERRRRTRVIAAVGLIWAVSWLFAGYAGLGHGSQAMATAAFISTYALFGLGEAMLSPTVAPLVADLAPEAMVGQYNSAFALVKQLALAVGPAVGGPMGAALHGPYIVTFVLFSLGITVLALRLGKQLTPVQDLPVLASKSRIVAGRRPDRDSRETSRDDNKAGTAA, encoded by the coding sequence ATGGGCGCCGCGATGCGCCGGATCCAGGCAGGGAACGCGTTGAGCGCGTTCGGGCTCGGGTTCACCGTTCCGTATCTCTACGTGTACGTGGCCCAGGTGCGTGACCTGGGCGCGAGTACGGCAGGAGTGGTGCTGGCCGTCTTCGCCATGGCCGCGCTCGTCGTGCTGCCCTTCACCGGGCGGGCCATCGACCGGCGGGGTCCCCTGCCCGTCGTGGTCGCGGCCTCGCTGCTCGCGTCCGCGGGTGCGCTGAGCATGGGACTCTCCGGGAGCGTCCCGATGGCCGTGGTCTCGGCGGCCCTGCTGGGCGCGGGGACGGCCGTGATGCAGCCGGCGCTCGCAACCCTGATCGTCTGGTGCTCCAGCCCGGCGGGCCGGACTCGGGCGTTCGCGACGCAGTTCTTCCTGCAGAACCTGGGGCTCGGCATCGGCGGTCTCATCGGCGGCCAGATCGTCGACGCGGACCGCCCTGGAAGCTTCACCCTTCTCTTCGCGATCGAGGCGGCGATGTTCGTCGTCCTGGCGGGGATCGCCGCGACCGTGAAGATGCCCGTGTCGCCGTCCATCCAGGATCCGCGGCCCATGGACTCGGAGACCAGGGCCAGGGGTGGGCTGCGTGCACTGCTCGGGCACCGGGCCATGGTGCAGCTGTGCGTTCTCGGCTTCGTCCTCTTCTTCGCCTGCTACGGGCAGTTCGAGTCCGGGCTCGCGGCGTACGGCACCGAGGCCGCAGGGATCGACCCGGCGACCCTCGGCTTCGCCCTGGCGGCGAACACGGCCGTCATCGTGGTCGCGCAGTTCGTCGTGCTCCGGTTCCTCGAGCGGCGGCGGCGTACGCGCGTGATCGCCGCGGTCGGGCTGATCTGGGCCGTCTCGTGGCTCTTCGCGGGGTACGCGGGTCTGGGACACGGCAGCCAGGCCATGGCGACGGCCGCGTTCATCTCGACGTACGCGCTCTTCGGGCTCGGTGAGGCGATGCTGTCGCCGACGGTGGCTCCGCTCGTCGCCGATCTGGCGCCGGAGGCGATGGTCGGGCAGTACAACTCGGCCTTCGCCCTGGTCAAGCAGCTCGCGCTGGCGGTCGGTCCGGCCGTGGGCGGGCCGATGGGGGCCGCACTGCACGGACCGTACATCGTGACGTTCGTCCTCTTCTCCCTGGGCATCACCGTGCTGGCCCTGCGCCTGGGCAAGCAGCTCACGCCCGTGCAGGACCTGCCGGTGCTCGCCTCGAAGTCGCGGATCGTGGCCGGGCGCCGTCCCGACCGGGACAGCCGCGAGACCAGCCGCGACGACAACAAGGCCGGGACCGCGGCCTAG
- a CDS encoding sigma-70 family RNA polymerase sigma factor, which translates to MSGNGRDEPLGGAPGAETGGAHRQVPSQGGPGHAMRTPGQSADGAYARDADASVPPQRERGGRATADDLPPSDADLVQRMRGGDSTAYAELFRRHSDAVRRYARTCCRDAHTADDLTAEVFARTLQAVRSGAGPEHAVRAYLLTTVRRVAAAWTNSSKREQLVEDFAVFADQAARSSEVSDQDTLDLGADVRAMHDAEQSLALQAFRSLPERWQAVLWHTTVEEESPSKVAPLFGLTANATAVLASRAREGLKQAYLQAHVSTALTSGGDCARYADRLGAYARGGLRMRAERGLRKHLEECVKCRLAAGELEQVNAGIPALLPIAVIGWFAGGYSLKAAGIVAGGAAGAAGAGAAAASTGSAASGSGTAGSGSGGAAASEGLGAPAKAGLAAAAALAAAAGLAWALAGDPASVPAKPEAKPPVSMPVAPKAPAPSAKPEPPAPPAPPAEEPAPPQEPSTAPVAHPVEQPEPPAAEPTTPPPSPEPPAAEPKPTPPPPPSVYQVNELKFGTVGDHAEPEVRLAESSWIWKRWGMSIDGTRYEQGVSVHGRSSVTIDLNQQCTSYEASVGIDDLTLGTGSVRFSVYGDGARLWQSPVMNGGDPAVPVSVGIAGQKSIRLVVEPQKPSDTVTVADWAQSRINCS; encoded by the coding sequence ATGAGCGGTAACGGTCGGGACGAACCACTCGGCGGCGCCCCTGGGGCGGAGACCGGCGGGGCGCATCGGCAGGTTCCGAGCCAGGGCGGGCCGGGTCATGCCATGCGTACGCCCGGGCAGTCCGCCGACGGAGCGTATGCGCGGGATGCCGATGCGAGCGTGCCGCCGCAGCGCGAGCGCGGCGGCAGGGCGACGGCCGACGATCTGCCGCCGTCGGACGCCGACTTGGTCCAGCGGATGCGGGGCGGCGACAGCACCGCGTACGCGGAGTTGTTCCGCCGGCACTCGGACGCCGTGCGCCGGTACGCGCGCACGTGCTGCCGCGACGCGCACACGGCGGACGATCTGACCGCCGAGGTCTTCGCCCGCACGCTGCAGGCGGTGCGGAGCGGCGCCGGGCCCGAGCACGCCGTGCGCGCCTATCTCCTGACGACCGTGCGCCGCGTCGCCGCTGCCTGGACGAACTCCTCGAAACGGGAGCAACTGGTCGAGGACTTCGCGGTCTTCGCCGACCAGGCCGCCCGCTCCTCCGAGGTCTCCGACCAGGACACCCTCGACCTCGGCGCCGACGTCCGGGCCATGCACGACGCCGAGCAGTCGCTGGCCCTGCAGGCGTTCCGCTCGCTGCCCGAGCGATGGCAGGCGGTGCTCTGGCACACGACCGTCGAGGAGGAGTCGCCCAGCAAGGTGGCCCCGCTCTTCGGGCTCACCGCCAATGCCACGGCGGTACTGGCCAGCCGGGCCCGCGAGGGCCTCAAGCAGGCTTATCTCCAGGCCCATGTGAGCACCGCGCTCACCTCTGGTGGCGACTGCGCGCGGTACGCGGACCGGCTCGGGGCGTATGCCCGGGGCGGGCTGCGGATGCGGGCCGAGCGGGGCCTGCGCAAGCACTTGGAGGAGTGCGTCAAGTGCCGGCTGGCCGCGGGCGAGCTGGAGCAGGTCAACGCGGGCATCCCCGCGCTGCTGCCGATCGCCGTCATCGGCTGGTTCGCCGGCGGGTACTCGCTCAAGGCCGCCGGGATCGTGGCAGGCGGCGCCGCGGGAGCGGCGGGAGCGGGTGCCGCCGCCGCCTCGACGGGGTCCGCCGCGTCCGGGTCGGGCACGGCCGGTTCCGGATCCGGCGGGGCCGCTGCCTCGGAGGGCCTGGGCGCACCGGCGAAGGCAGGGCTCGCCGCCGCTGCGGCCCTCGCCGCGGCCGCCGGGCTCGCATGGGCGCTCGCCGGCGACCCCGCGTCCGTGCCCGCGAAGCCCGAGGCGAAGCCGCCCGTCTCGATGCCCGTCGCACCGAAGGCACCCGCCCCGTCCGCAAAGCCGGAGCCTCCGGCGCCGCCCGCGCCCCCGGCCGAGGAGCCTGCGCCGCCGCAGGAGCCGTCGACCGCCCCGGTCGCGCACCCCGTGGAGCAGCCCGAGCCCCCGGCGGCCGAGCCGACCACGCCGCCGCCGAGTCCGGAGCCGCCCGCGGCCGAGCCGAAGCCCACTCCGCCGCCCCCGCCGTCCGTCTACCAGGTCAACGAGCTGAAGTTCGGCACCGTCGGCGACCACGCCGAGCCCGAAGTGCGGCTCGCGGAGAGCAGCTGGATCTGGAAGCGCTGGGGCATGTCGATCGACGGCACCCGCTACGAGCAGGGCGTGTCGGTGCACGGAAGGTCGTCCGTGACGATCGACCTGAACCAGCAGTGCACCTCCTACGAGGCGTCGGTCGGCATCGACGATCTGACGCTGGGAACGGGCAGCGTGCGGTTCTCCGTCTACGGGGACGGGGCACGACTGTGGCAGTCGCCCGTGATGAACGGCGGTGACCCGGCGGTTCCGGTGAGCGTCGGCATCGCGGGGCAGAAGTCGATCCGCCTCGTGGTGGAGCCGCAGAAGCCGTCCGACACGGTGACGGTCGCGGACTGGGCCCAGTCCCGGATCAACTGCTCCTGA
- a CDS encoding ATP-binding SpoIIE family protein phosphatase, with protein MNFTRWSARLPGTQRRAAARVDRGSVPAARGEYDQRPGRSPDAAGPGDATGVSGAAGTPDLTDAPMLEQFSVRELLGRLPALVALVHGPEHRITYVNDAYAAAFGPRPIGVRAADACPEFTELGLLPLMDQVLRSGKPRTVKSRRVKGGGSYTVTCLPADVPEVQDAVDGPGASEVPGITASGSVPGSGVLVFAADVTDHAEAAERLRASERRHRETAVTLQRSLLPQELEQPDDLRIAADYRPGGTDAAVGGDWYDVITLGAGRTALVIGDVMGRGVRAAAVMGQLRTAVRAYARLDLPPHEVLQLLDGLAAEIDPSQIATCVYAVHDPNEGRLVYASAGHLPILVRDADGTVHRAEEPTGPPLGTGGWIHTSGTIPLQPGSTAVLYTDGLIERRGEDIDEGVAALERALAGATGTPQVVCDRLIRSLGVTAEHDDDVAVLVLQHPTRTGTDAELFHNAALELLGGIEAAPRARAFASGVLASWRFPGELCDLGVLAASELVANSLQHGTPPMRLRLRRTDRRLIIEVTDGDDHLPRRRRAETEDEAGRGISIVATIASSWGSRRTPGGGKAVWCEFALPD; from the coding sequence GTGAACTTCACGCGTTGGAGCGCCCGGCTCCCCGGTACGCAGCGTCGCGCCGCAGCGAGGGTCGACCGCGGCTCCGTGCCCGCGGCCCGCGGTGAGTACGACCAGCGGCCGGGGCGCTCGCCCGACGCCGCGGGTCCCGGCGACGCCACAGGTGTCAGCGGTGCCGCCGGCACGCCGGACCTCACCGACGCGCCCATGCTCGAACAGTTCTCCGTACGGGAGCTGCTCGGCCGGCTCCCCGCCCTCGTCGCCCTCGTCCACGGCCCCGAGCACCGCATCACGTACGTCAACGACGCCTACGCTGCGGCCTTCGGCCCCCGCCCCATCGGCGTCCGCGCCGCCGACGCGTGCCCCGAGTTCACCGAGCTGGGCCTGCTCCCGCTCATGGACCAGGTGCTGCGCAGCGGAAAGCCCCGCACGGTGAAGTCCCGTCGCGTCAAGGGCGGTGGTTCGTACACGGTCACGTGCCTGCCCGCGGATGTCCCCGAAGTCCAGGACGCCGTCGATGGCCCCGGTGCCTCCGAAGTCCCTGGAATCACCGCCTCCGGTTCGGTGCCCGGCTCCGGAGTCCTCGTCTTCGCCGCCGATGTCACCGACCACGCCGAGGCCGCCGAGCGGCTGCGCGCCAGCGAGCGCCGCCACCGCGAGACCGCCGTCACGCTCCAGCGCTCGCTCCTCCCACAGGAGCTCGAACAGCCGGACGACCTCCGCATCGCGGCCGACTACCGCCCGGGCGGCACGGACGCCGCGGTAGGCGGCGACTGGTACGACGTCATCACGCTCGGCGCCGGCCGCACCGCCCTCGTCATCGGCGACGTCATGGGCCGCGGGGTGCGCGCCGCCGCCGTCATGGGCCAGCTCCGCACCGCCGTCCGCGCCTACGCCCGCCTCGACCTGCCCCCGCACGAGGTGCTCCAGCTCCTCGACGGACTCGCCGCCGAGATCGACCCCAGCCAGATCGCCACCTGCGTGTACGCGGTCCACGACCCGAACGAGGGACGCCTCGTCTACGCGTCGGCGGGCCATCTGCCCATCCTCGTGCGGGACGCGGACGGCACGGTCCACCGCGCCGAGGAGCCCACAGGACCTCCGCTCGGCACCGGCGGCTGGATCCACACGTCGGGCACCATCCCGCTCCAGCCCGGCTCCACCGCCGTCCTCTACACGGACGGTCTCATCGAGCGGCGCGGAGAGGACATCGACGAGGGGGTCGCCGCCCTGGAGCGCGCGCTGGCCGGAGCGACCGGCACTCCACAGGTGGTGTGCGACCGTCTGATCCGCTCCCTGGGCGTCACGGCGGAGCATGACGACGATGTCGCGGTCCTGGTCCTCCAGCACCCCACCCGTACGGGCACGGACGCGGAGCTCTTCCACAACGCCGCCCTGGAACTGCTCGGCGGCATCGAAGCGGCGCCCCGCGCGCGTGCCTTCGCCTCGGGGGTCCTGGCGTCCTGGCGTTTCCCGGGCGAGCTGTGCGACCTGGGGGTGCTGGCCGCCAGCGAACTCGTCGCGAACTCGCTGCAGCACGGCACCCCGCCCATGCGTCTGCGGCTCCGCCGCACCGACCGCCGCCTGATCATCGAGGTGACGGACGGGGACGACCATCTGCCGCGCCGCCGCCGCGCGGAAACGGAGGACGAGGCGGGCCGCGGCATCTCCATCGTCGCGACGATCGCCTCGTCCTGGGGCAGCCGCCGCACTCCCGGCGGCGGCAAAGCGGTGTGGTGCGAGTTCGCGCTCCCCGACTAG
- a CDS encoding TetR/AcrR family transcriptional regulator — translation MHTQESHWQSAAASDGNGTRVGNGRATGAVTGSVTGPVTGAAGTAGAGAGAAGRSAPLRVDAQRNLEHVLRAAREVFGELGYGAPMEDVARRARVGVGTVYRRFPSKDVLVRRIAEEETSRLTEQARTALGQEEEPWSALSRFLRTSVASGAGRLLPPQVLRVGVDGDDPTVLPEAVPEVLPEVMGGAGQGAGRDGRGGARVPQQRQGFGGQPGLRVVGSRPETAVQDDAGTGELLEVVGQLVERARSAGELRADVTVADVLLVIATAAPSLPDAAQQAAASARLLDILLEGLRSRPA, via the coding sequence ATGCACACTCAGGAATCGCATTGGCAGTCCGCTGCCGCTTCCGACGGCAACGGCACGCGCGTGGGCAACGGGCGCGCGACGGGGGCGGTGACCGGATCAGTGACCGGACCGGTCACGGGAGCAGCGGGGACGGCCGGTGCGGGGGCAGGCGCGGCAGGGCGTTCGGCGCCGCTGCGCGTGGATGCCCAGCGGAATCTGGAGCATGTACTGCGCGCCGCACGCGAGGTGTTCGGCGAGCTGGGGTACGGCGCACCGATGGAGGACGTGGCGCGCCGGGCGCGCGTCGGTGTCGGCACGGTCTACCGCCGTTTTCCCAGCAAGGACGTCCTGGTGCGACGGATAGCCGAGGAGGAGACCTCCCGGCTCACCGAGCAGGCGCGCACGGCGCTGGGGCAGGAGGAGGAGCCGTGGTCGGCGCTCTCCCGCTTCCTGCGCACCTCGGTCGCGTCCGGCGCGGGGCGGCTGCTGCCGCCGCAGGTGCTGCGCGTCGGTGTGGACGGGGACGACCCGACGGTCCTGCCCGAGGCCGTACCGGAGGTCCTCCCCGAAGTCATGGGGGGCGCCGGGCAGGGTGCGGGCAGGGACGGCCGGGGCGGGGCACGGGTGCCGCAGCAGCGGCAGGGTTTCGGCGGCCAGCCCGGCCTGCGAGTGGTCGGCTCCCGCCCCGAGACGGCCGTGCAGGACGACGCGGGGACGGGCGAACTGCTGGAGGTCGTGGGGCAGCTCGTGGAGCGGGCGCGGTCGGCAGGCGAGCTGCGGGCCGATGTCACGGTGGCCGATGTGCTGCTGGTGATAGCCACGGCGGCACCGTCCCTGCCGGACGCGGCACAGCAGGCCGCGGCCTCGGCACGGCTACTGGACATCCTGCTGGAGGGTCTGCGGTCGCGGCCGGCGTAG